The following proteins are co-located in the Deinococcus metallilatus genome:
- a CDS encoding TA system VapC family ribonuclease toxin, whose translation MSFLLDTNTLIYAFQEEAPAHAVTLLWLKNTLASGERVYTCELNEVALVRITSLPSLGPRAAPPEEAFQFLRSLHALPNVGQVDLGLSGFARWRQLTGDLNLSGNDINDAYLTALALTHDLTLVTADRGFTRFAGLRVLPPE comes from the coding sequence TTGAGTTTCCTGCTGGACACCAACACCCTGATTTACGCTTTTCAGGAAGAGGCTCCGGCCCATGCCGTGACGCTGCTCTGGCTGAAAAACACTCTGGCTTCGGGCGAACGTGTGTACACCTGTGAGCTGAACGAAGTCGCCCTCGTCCGCATCACGTCCCTCCCCAGCCTGGGTCCACGGGCCGCTCCCCCCGAGGAGGCTTTCCAGTTTCTGAGAAGCCTGCATGCGCTCCCCAACGTCGGGCAGGTGGACCTGGGGCTATCGGGATTCGCGCGCTGGCGACAACTCACGGGCGATCTGAACCTGAGCGGCAACGACATCAACGACGCCTACCTCACCGCCCTCGCCCTCACGCACGACCTCACGCTGGTCACCGCCGACCGGGGCTTCACGCGCTTTGCGGGGTTGAGGGTGCTGCCCCCGGAGTGA
- the lon gene encoding endopeptidase La: MIWELPVVALRNIVILPGITMNVDVGRPKSKRAVDEAQSSDRRVLLLTQRDARTDDPTGAELYDMGVLAVVKQVVRMPDNTYQVLVEAQERARVLDEVPSAYLRVRAETQAAAAPVSELEGREVQVLAGEVKSAFEEYQRQNKNLRLDNYQLEGLKNLTDPGALADQVAHHATWTPEEKQEVLAAVSPRERLEAVLKLLTRDVERFNMDKKIAGRVKEQMDANQREYYLREQMKAIGKELGGGEEGPAEVEALREKIEAAGMPESVKDKALKELQRLERTPGGSPEGTVVRNYIEWLTDVPWSKRDEEILDIGRTRDILDADHYALGDVKDRILEFLAVRQLTHKPEQADEAKDRSAEESTDTELRAPILVLVGPPGVGKTSLGKSVARSLNRKFVRMALGGVRDEAEIRGHRRTYIGSMPGRIIQAMKTAGVTNPIILLDEIDKMSSDWRGDPSSAMLEVLDPEQNHTFQDHYLEVPYDLSQVMFITTANTLQTIPRPLLDRMEVINIPGYTQQEKVEIAKRYRVPRQVKSHGLTGKLEITDAALNRIVEEYTAESGVRNLDRQISKLTRKAARELLEKPWEGVRVIDAADIPDYLGVPLHRPDRMEKEPQVGVAQGLAWTSVGGTMLMVEALATPGTGKISMTGSLGDVMKESVQAAVAYLRAHAHKYGADPEFHKKLDLHVHFPDGATPKDGPSAGITIATAVISAITGRPVRLDVAMTGEISLRGRVLPIGGLKEKLLAAHQGGIREVIFPKDNEAHLQEVPDSIRGELRIHAVERVGEVLDLVLLPAPEGQPAVIPSSQGRDVTQPGA, encoded by the coding sequence ATGATCTGGGAACTTCCCGTTGTCGCCCTCAGAAACATCGTGATCCTGCCCGGCATCACCATGAATGTCGATGTGGGACGCCCCAAGAGCAAGCGCGCGGTGGACGAGGCGCAATCCTCCGACCGCCGCGTGCTGCTGCTGACGCAGCGTGACGCCCGCACCGACGACCCCACCGGGGCTGAACTGTACGACATGGGCGTGCTGGCCGTCGTCAAGCAGGTCGTCCGGATGCCCGACAACACCTATCAGGTGCTGGTCGAGGCGCAGGAACGCGCCCGCGTGCTGGACGAGGTGCCCAGCGCCTACCTGCGCGTGCGCGCCGAGACGCAGGCTGCCGCTGCCCCGGTCAGCGAGCTGGAAGGCCGCGAGGTGCAGGTGCTGGCAGGGGAGGTCAAGTCGGCCTTCGAGGAATACCAGCGCCAGAACAAGAACCTGCGGCTGGACAACTACCAGCTCGAAGGGCTGAAGAACCTGACCGATCCCGGCGCGCTGGCCGACCAGGTCGCGCACCACGCCACCTGGACGCCCGAGGAGAAGCAGGAAGTCCTCGCGGCCGTCTCGCCCCGTGAACGCCTGGAAGCCGTGCTGAAGCTGCTGACCAGAGATGTCGAACGCTTCAACATGGACAAGAAGATCGCCGGGCGCGTCAAGGAACAGATGGACGCCAACCAGCGCGAGTACTACCTGCGCGAGCAGATGAAGGCCATCGGCAAGGAGCTGGGCGGCGGCGAGGAAGGCCCCGCCGAGGTCGAGGCCCTGCGCGAGAAGATCGAGGCGGCGGGGATGCCCGAATCCGTCAAGGACAAGGCCCTCAAGGAACTCCAGCGCCTGGAGCGCACGCCCGGCGGCAGCCCCGAGGGGACGGTCGTCCGCAACTACATCGAGTGGCTGACCGACGTGCCGTGGAGCAAGCGCGACGAGGAAATCCTCGACATTGGCCGCACCCGCGACATCCTCGACGCCGACCACTACGCGCTGGGCGACGTGAAGGACCGCATTCTGGAGTTCCTGGCGGTGCGCCAACTGACGCACAAGCCGGAGCAGGCAGACGAGGCGAAGGACCGCAGCGCCGAGGAAAGCACCGACACCGAGCTGCGCGCCCCGATCCTGGTGCTGGTCGGCCCTCCCGGCGTCGGCAAGACCTCGCTGGGCAAGAGCGTCGCCCGCAGCCTGAACCGCAAGTTCGTGCGGATGGCGCTGGGCGGCGTGCGGGACGAGGCCGAGATTCGCGGCCACCGCCGCACCTACATCGGCTCGATGCCCGGCCGCATCATCCAGGCGATGAAGACGGCGGGCGTGACCAACCCGATCATCCTGCTCGACGAGATCGACAAGATGAGCAGCGACTGGCGCGGCGACCCCTCCAGCGCGATGCTGGAAGTGCTCGACCCCGAGCAGAACCACACCTTCCAGGACCACTACCTCGAAGTGCCCTACGACCTCTCGCAGGTGATGTTCATCACCACGGCGAACACCCTCCAGACCATCCCGCGCCCGCTGCTGGACCGTATGGAAGTCATCAACATCCCCGGCTACACGCAGCAGGAGAAGGTGGAGATCGCCAAGCGGTACCGGGTACCCCGCCAGGTCAAGAGTCACGGCCTGACCGGCAAGCTGGAGATCACCGACGCCGCGCTGAACCGCATCGTGGAGGAGTACACCGCCGAGAGCGGCGTGCGTAACCTCGACCGGCAGATCAGCAAGCTGACCCGCAAGGCCGCCCGCGAACTGCTGGAGAAGCCCTGGGAAGGCGTGCGGGTGATCGACGCCGCCGACATTCCCGACTACCTCGGCGTGCCGCTGCACCGCCCCGACCGCATGGAGAAGGAACCGCAGGTCGGCGTCGCGCAGGGCCTGGCCTGGACCAGCGTGGGCGGCACGATGCTGATGGTCGAAGCCCTCGCCACGCCCGGCACCGGCAAGATCAGCATGACCGGCTCGCTGGGGGACGTGATGAAGGAATCGGTGCAGGCGGCGGTCGCCTACCTGCGCGCCCACGCCCACAAGTACGGCGCGGACCCCGAGTTCCACAAGAAGCTCGACCTGCACGTCCACTTCCCCGACGGCGCGACGCCCAAGGACGGCCCCAGCGCGGGCATCACGATTGCCACCGCCGTCATCAGCGCGATCACGGGCCGCCCGGTGCGTCTGGACGTGGCGATGACCGGTGAGATCAGCCTCAGAGGCCGGGTGCTGCCCATCGGCGGCCTCAAGGAGAAGCTGCTGGCCGCGCACCAGGGCGGTATCCGCGAGGTCATCTTCCCCAAGGACAACGAAGCCCACCTCCAGGAAGTGCCCGACAGCATTCGCGGCGAACTCCGCATCCACGCGGTCGAGCGTGTGGGCGAGGTGCTGGACCTGGTGCTGCTGCCCGCGCCCGAAGGTCAGCCTGCGGTGATCCCCTCCAGCCAGGGGCGGGACGTGACGCAGCCGGGGGCGTAA
- a CDS encoding NAD-dependent malic enzyme — protein sequence MAHISRYYDVKRDPAGHRFLEVRVTGFPLLHLPLLNKSTAFTEEERRLLGLEGLLPPGVSSIEEQKERAYLRFRQQGTPLEKHAYLRNLQDYNEVLFFALLEDHVEEMLPIIYTPTVGDAVREFSRLYRYPRGFAMSTAHVERARELLDNVHQQDVRMIVATDSSAILGIGDQGFGGMAISIGKLSLYTVAGGVGPDKTLPVELDVGTGRQDLIEDPLYLGARHPRLTGEAYDAFIDAFVRAVQDRYPKAIIQWEDFSKDTAFRVLERYRKVVPSFNDDIQGTGAVTLAGVLRACALKGERLRDQVVVIHGAGAGGAGVAGAIREGMRHEGLSEDEIARRVFVLDSRGLLTDDRQMEEYKRPLATPKSLTDGWAGTDLLSVVREAGATVLLGLSGQGGIFNEPIVRAVHANTARPIVFPLSNPTANTEALPEDILRWTDGAAIVATGSPFPDVTVNGQTYAIGQGNNAFIFPGLGLAAVLTRASEITDGMVAEAAYALADFTAREYPERTYPPTRALRDASRAVALRVARQAIEEGVAREEKVAGLDEGGLAAFIESRFWVPKYLPYRTAEGASPALE from the coding sequence ATGGCGCACATTTCCCGCTACTACGACGTGAAACGCGACCCCGCCGGGCACCGCTTTCTGGAAGTGCGGGTGACCGGCTTTCCGCTGCTGCACCTGCCCCTGCTGAACAAGAGCACGGCCTTCACCGAGGAGGAACGCCGCCTGCTCGGTCTGGAGGGCCTGCTCCCGCCCGGCGTCAGCAGCATCGAGGAGCAGAAGGAACGCGCCTACCTGCGCTTCCGCCAGCAGGGCACGCCGCTGGAAAAGCACGCCTACCTCCGCAACCTTCAGGATTACAACGAGGTGCTGTTCTTCGCCCTGCTCGAAGACCACGTCGAGGAGATGCTGCCGATCATCTACACGCCGACCGTGGGTGACGCCGTGCGCGAGTTCTCGCGGCTGTACCGCTACCCGCGCGGCTTTGCGATGAGTACGGCCCATGTCGAGCGGGCGCGTGAGTTGCTGGACAACGTCCACCAGCAGGACGTGCGGATGATCGTGGCGACCGATTCCAGCGCGATTCTCGGCATCGGGGACCAGGGCTTCGGCGGGATGGCAATCTCGATTGGCAAACTCAGCCTCTACACCGTCGCGGGCGGCGTGGGGCCGGACAAGACGCTGCCCGTCGAGCTGGACGTGGGGACCGGAAGGCAGGATCTGATCGAGGACCCGCTTTACCTGGGCGCCCGTCACCCGCGCCTGACAGGTGAAGCTTACGACGCTTTCATTGACGCCTTCGTGCGTGCCGTGCAGGACCGCTACCCCAAGGCAATCATCCAGTGGGAGGACTTCTCCAAGGACACGGCCTTCCGCGTGCTGGAGCGGTACCGGAAGGTCGTGCCCAGCTTCAATGACGACATCCAGGGGACGGGCGCGGTCACACTGGCGGGGGTGCTGCGGGCCTGCGCGCTCAAGGGCGAGCGGCTGCGTGATCAGGTGGTCGTGATTCACGGGGCGGGTGCGGGCGGCGCGGGCGTCGCAGGCGCCATCCGCGAGGGGATGCGGCACGAGGGGCTGAGCGAGGACGAGATCGCCCGGCGCGTCTTCGTCCTCGACTCGCGCGGCCTGCTCACCGACGACCGCCAGATGGAGGAATACAAACGGCCCCTTGCCACGCCCAAAAGCCTCACGGACGGCTGGGCCGGGACGGACCTCCTCAGCGTTGTGCGGGAGGCGGGGGCGACGGTGCTGCTGGGCCTCAGCGGGCAGGGCGGCATCTTCAACGAACCCATCGTGCGAGCCGTCCACGCCAATACCGCGCGGCCCATCGTCTTCCCGCTGTCCAATCCCACCGCCAACACTGAGGCTTTGCCGGAAGACATCCTGCGTTGGACGGACGGCGCGGCCATCGTCGCCACCGGGAGTCCCTTCCCCGACGTGACGGTGAACGGTCAGACCTACGCCATCGGGCAGGGCAACAACGCTTTCATTTTCCCCGGCCTGGGCCTGGCCGCCGTCCTCACCCGCGCCTCGGAGATCACCGACGGCATGGTGGCCGAGGCCGCTTACGCCCTGGCCGACTTCACCGCCCGCGAGTACCCCGAACGCACCTACCCGCCCACCCGCGCTCTCCGCGACGCCAGCCGCGCCGTCGCCCTCCGTGTGGCCCGCCAAGCCATCGAGGAGGGTGTCGCCCGCGAGGAAAAAGTCGCCGGACTGGACGAGGGCGGCCTCGCCGCCTTTATCGAGAGCCGCTTCTGGGTGCCGAAGTACCTGCCCTACCGCACGGCGGAGGGAGCCAGCCCCGCCCTGGAGTAA